In the genome of Flavobacteriaceae bacterium YJPT1-3, the window TGTCTTTCGAAAATCCATTCTTTTTTAAGAATTCCGCTTTCGCGAAAGCGGTAACCTGTTCGAGATCCGTAAAAAAGTCGCCTAGACTCAAGACTTTTCCGGTGGAAATTTCAAAGGTAATGCACTGTCGGTAGCCGTAACCATGTGCGCCGCCGGTGTAGGCGTAAGCATCAAAAGCCACACACAACAGCTTGGCGTCATCGTAAATGACCGAAGATGAGGTTTCTGCCTCGTAGGTGATCGTACTTTCGGGGAAGTCCGTCTTAAACGCCTGATACTCTTCCGCAAACTGGGAGGCAGCCTCTTCTATGCTCCGAGAAGCTGGAATGATGCTGTCATAGCTCAGAAATTCAACAATAAGATTGCTTAACTCCTGATTGATTTTATCAATGCGTTCTCCATTACCTTCTACTTGCAAATAGGACAGGTCGAGTTGAGGACAAGGACCATCTTTACACAGCTCGAGTTCGTATTCAGAGAGGTGTTTGGGTTGAAAGTTCAGGGGAGGTAGCGACTCTTCGCAGCACAGGCTGAGCAGAACCAAAGCACAAATCAGGAATTTTGGGCGCATGTAAGGCTGGAGTTAAAGATAGACTAAAGGTACCGTGTATTTTGGCATTGCACAAAACGATACCTACTTTTGATCCCTAATTTTTAACTATGAAATTCAATACGAAAACCATACATGGAGGCCAGCACAATGTAGATCCTGCCTACGGCAGCGTCATGCCTCCTATTTATCAAACCTCTACCTATTCTCAAACCACGCCTGGGGGACATAAGGGCTTCGAATATTCACGCAGTGGGAATCCCACCCGTGCTGCTCTCGAGCGCAGTTTGGCCAGTATAGAAGGAGGGGAGTACGGAATGGCCTTTGGCTCTGGGTTGGCAGCCATTGATGCTGTACTTAAATTATTAAAACCGGGTGATGAGGTGATCTCCACCAATGATCTGTATGGAGGTTCGTACCGCCTATTCACCAAGATATTCGAAGACTTCGGACTGAAGTTCCACTTCGTTGGAATGGATGACTTGCAAAACATAAGCGATAAGATCACTAAAAAGACCCGATTGATCTGGGTAGAAACGCCTACCAACCCGATGATGAATATCATCGACATCAAGGCGGTAGCTCAGATCGCTAAGGAGCACGAGCTGTTGCTGGCCGTTGACAATACCTTTGCAACGCCTTATTTACAGCAGCCTTTAGCCTTAGGTGCCGATATCGTGATGCACTCGGCCACGAAATACATAGGAGGCCATAGTGATCTGGTTATGGGCGCCCTGGTGGTTAAGGATAAAGAGCTGGCTGATCGATTGTACTTCATCCAGAATGCCAGCGGTGCGGTCTGCGGACCGCAGGACAGCTTTCTGGCCTTAAGGGGGATCAAGACCCTCCACATTCGCATCCAGCGCCACTGCGAAAATGGGAAAGCGGTCGCTCACTTCTTGAAAAACCATCCAAAGGTTGATCAGGTTTACTGGCCCGGTTTTGAGGATCATCCCAATCATCACATCGCCAAAGAACAAATGAATGACTTTGGAGGTATGGTTTCCTTTACCACGCAAGAAGATTCTTTGCAGGGAGCAGTAGAGGTGGTTGAAAAATTAAAAGTGTTCACCCTTGCAGAAAGTTTGGGAGGCGTGGAAAGTCTCGCCGGACATCCGGCCTCGATGACGCATGCGTCCATTCCTAAAGAAGAACGGGAGAAAACAGGAGTCAAAGATTCATTGATTCGCCTGAGCGTAGGCATCGAAGACATAGACGATCTTTTGGAAGACCTTGGACAGGCCTTAGCCTAATTGAAAAGCTTCCTTCAGGAAGCTTTTTTTATGCCTTAAAAGTCTAAGTAGTAGATATAGCCTACATTGATCCAAAAGATCCAGTCGTTGTATTTGTTGGGAGGATAAAACTCAGGATCTGGATTTAGACCATCCACCCAATTGGAATCGTAATAATGCCAGCGCAAATCGAGTAGGAGATCGCTCAAGGGACTCAATTTATAGCGGGTCCCCGCACTGAAGGTGATGGCAAATGTGGTTCCTGAACTATCGTCAATACCACCCAGGCGACCATCACCAATCAGGAAATCGTCAAAGGTCGTTTCAGGAGTGCCCAGAGGACCCTGGCTGGAGGTGGCTTCGGGATTGAAACTCACGAAATGCGCACCCAAACTTACATAGGGCGCAAAAGAATATAGGGTAGCGGTGAATTCGCGTATGCTTAATGGAAAATATTCCAACTGAGTTCCGATCTCAAAAACATTGGCCAC includes:
- a CDS encoding DUF3298 and DUF4163 domain-containing protein — encoded protein: MRPKFLICALVLLSLCCEESLPPLNFQPKHLSEYELELCKDGPCPQLDLSYLQVEGNGERIDKINQELSNLIVEFLSYDSIIPASRSIEEAASQFAEEYQAFKTDFPESTITYEAETSSSVIYDDAKLLCVAFDAYAYTGGAHGYGYRQCITFEISTGKVLSLGDFFTDLEQVTAFAKAEFLKKNGFSKDTPLSETGFWFDEEQFYLPENVAVHADSLVFTYNQYEIASYADGPQTLSIAIADLGDWWRFK
- a CDS encoding cystathionine gamma-synthase, with the translated sequence MKFNTKTIHGGQHNVDPAYGSVMPPIYQTSTYSQTTPGGHKGFEYSRSGNPTRAALERSLASIEGGEYGMAFGSGLAAIDAVLKLLKPGDEVISTNDLYGGSYRLFTKIFEDFGLKFHFVGMDDLQNISDKITKKTRLIWVETPTNPMMNIIDIKAVAQIAKEHELLLAVDNTFATPYLQQPLALGADIVMHSATKYIGGHSDLVMGALVVKDKELADRLYFIQNASGAVCGPQDSFLALRGIKTLHIRIQRHCENGKAVAHFLKNHPKVDQVYWPGFEDHPNHHIAKEQMNDFGGMVSFTTQEDSLQGAVEVVEKLKVFTLAESLGGVESLAGHPASMTHASIPKEEREKTGVKDSLIRLSVGIEDIDDLLEDLGQALA
- a CDS encoding outer membrane beta-barrel protein — translated: MNTRFLLLAALVTLLASPKLSAQLSFGFSHEVGVITGPVAFQSDYGLRNDFDTNRGNVGIGVGIVHYINFSYRADCNCYTRDTYFNDHFKIRNEIDWHRTKLEHLGELAEVDSDQGRDLRDHDGVANVFEIGTQLEYFPLSIREFTATLYSFAPYVSLGAHFVSFNPEATSSQGPLGTPETTFDDFLIGDGRLGGIDDSSGTTFAITFSAGTRYKLSPLSDLLLDLRWHYYDSNWVDGLNPDPEFYPPNKYNDWIFWINVGYIYYLDF